TAACGGACAGTACAGGACAAAAACCAGATAATCCCAGCGTGCAGGTACAGCTCGGAGAGTCACTCTTTTCTGTTCTGCAGCCATACTTAATCATTGCCTTCATCCTCGCCTGTGTGATCCTGCTGGGCCGATACATCTGGAAAAAGCGCTTCAAGGGGTCGATTTCACTGGAAAAAGAAGTGGCGGCTGCACAAAATACCATATTGACCACTGTTCCTCCCTCTACCAGTGAAGAAAGCGCAGAAGATGGCTCTGCCAAATGGTTCAAACAGCCCGTTGGCCCAGAGGATGATCCCACCAGGTACGCTTACTATCAATTCCTTGTCCTCATGGAGAAGCGAGGAGTGCCAATCAAGTTGCATGAAACACCCCAAGAATTTTTCAATCGCCTGCGCGAACAGCCCTTGCTAGATGCAGGTCAACTGGATGCAGTCGCTCGCATCACACGTTATTATCAGCAATATCGCTATCAGGAACAATCTCTTCCCGAAGCGGATTTGACAGCAATGCAGCAAGCCGTACAAATGCTCGGCTCTCGTTTCTCTGAGACGTAATACCCTTCCACAACCACGTGCTATGCGTTAGCCGTGGTTGTTTTCTTTTTCTCTTGACATCGAGATCCCCCTCCGGCATAATTTCTTCAATTTTGCCCACTCCAAAATTAAATTCACCGAATGGTTAATTGAAAAAGAAAGGAGAATGCTCGGTGCAAGATTTGCCTGACTGGCTGCGTAAGCATCTGCATGTCGCATACATACCTGGCTATGAGTTTTTCTTAAGTCTCCATGTGCTTGCAAAGCCTGCGCATCACACCTCCCGCTTGCATTGGGCGGAGGAGTTGCTCACTGCTTTACCTGCCCCGTTCTTGAAAAAGCTTCACTTTTTTAGTTCCATGTCCAATCAGTTTCTCGATGCCATGGACTTCCTGGCGCCTTGGGAGGAGTGCTTTGAGCATTCTGTTGAGGCCGCATTGGAGCGTGTACAAGCGATGGATGCTGGCGAATTTGCCCAACTCATGATCGGTCCCATCTATCATCCCAGACAGCTTCACGCTTGGATGCAAGGACGTACGGACGAGATTTTTGATGAACTGAAACCGGAGCATCGGGAGCTTTTGCGCCATCCGCTCTCGACCAAGCGCAGTTTTCTCGAGTTTTGCTACGACTACCTGCCTTTTTTCCAGGCAGAAGAACGGCGGATTGAACCGTGGCTCGTCCGCGCCGTACATGAAGCACAAGAGCAGATCAAGCTTGATCCAATTCCGTTTTTGTCGCAGATACACCCGCGCTTGAAGGTGCATGAAGACTTCTTGCAATTTCATAAGGCCAAAACGTACACATTTGGCTATTCGGAGCTGGCGCGTATCCATTTGCGTGTCTCTACTTTTATCGCGCCGCATTTGTTGCTCGGCATTTATGACGACCATATCTCCGTGGGCTTATTCGTTGAAGTTCCCGGCACCAGAGCCACCTCGGTGATTCCCGCTGACTTCATCAACAAAATGAAGGTGTTCAGTGATCCGACGCGGACGGCGATTCTCAAATCATTATTGGCTCATCCTTACTGCACGCAGCAGTTGGCTGACCTGCACAACATTAGTGAACCTGCCGTTAACAAGCACCTGAATCTGTTGGTAGACACAGGCTTTATCTGGAGTGAACGGCGGGGACGGTATGTGTTTTACCGCGCGATTGCTTACCGGCTGGAACAACTCGCCGTCGATCTGCATGAGTTCATCGATATGCCTGTTCCCGAACTTATCTCTCCACCTGCTTTATCACATCCCCCAGAACGGAGGAAATAACGTGTTTCATGTCGCCAAAGCTACCTTTATCCGCAATACCCTCGTAATGATTCGTGCCTATCC
The window above is part of the Brevibacillus antibioticus genome. Proteins encoded here:
- a CDS encoding ArsR/SmtB family transcription factor, producing the protein MQDLPDWLRKHLHVAYIPGYEFFLSLHVLAKPAHHTSRLHWAEELLTALPAPFLKKLHFFSSMSNQFLDAMDFLAPWEECFEHSVEAALERVQAMDAGEFAQLMIGPIYHPRQLHAWMQGRTDEIFDELKPEHRELLRHPLSTKRSFLEFCYDYLPFFQAEERRIEPWLVRAVHEAQEQIKLDPIPFLSQIHPRLKVHEDFLQFHKAKTYTFGYSELARIHLRVSTFIAPHLLLGIYDDHISVGLFVEVPGTRATSVIPADFINKMKVFSDPTRTAILKSLLAHPYCTQQLADLHNISEPAVNKHLNLLVDTGFIWSERRGRYVFYRAIAYRLEQLAVDLHEFIDMPVPELISPPALSHPPERRK